In Thermospira aquatica, the following proteins share a genomic window:
- a CDS encoding DUF1015 domain-containing protein, with product MVVRPFVALRPPAKYITEIQAPPYDVMSREEAAQMIHGNEKSFLRITRPDALHPDWDEHDPRLYEEARQTIQDFRTKGWLLKENKPCFYFLWQKWKEREQTAVYAAVRCEDYEKGDIRRHELTRKDKEEDRTTHIATTKVGTGPVFLTFRDLGAWEGIKNTIMAYAPEYHFIDQQEVEHKLWIIESDEMIATIQEYFEDIEKFYIADGHHRAASAYNVWKRYGDKGEGYAYFMAALFPSHELAILPYHRLVLDLNGMSSEKFLERLAERFALDVSSELDSPRKGVIGMYLDGETYHITIPSRIIPHDPIESLDVSLLQRLILHPMLGIDDPRTSQRIRFVGGIRGTQSLKKAVDNKEAAVAFAMYPVSMDELLAVADANKIMPPKSTWFEPKLKDGMLAYPLEEAF from the coding sequence ATGGTTGTTCGCCCCTTTGTGGCTCTCCGTCCCCCTGCCAAATATATAACAGAAATACAGGCTCCCCCCTATGATGTAATGTCACGGGAGGAAGCAGCTCAGATGATTCATGGGAATGAAAAAAGTTTTCTTCGTATCACACGCCCAGATGCTCTTCATCCTGACTGGGACGAACACGATCCTCGTTTGTATGAAGAAGCTCGTCAAACCATTCAAGATTTTCGAACGAAAGGATGGTTATTGAAAGAAAATAAACCCTGTTTTTATTTTCTCTGGCAGAAGTGGAAAGAAAGGGAACAAACAGCTGTTTATGCAGCGGTGCGGTGTGAGGATTATGAAAAAGGAGATATTCGTCGTCACGAACTCACCCGAAAAGACAAAGAAGAGGATAGAACCACACACATAGCCACGACTAAGGTAGGAACAGGACCAGTATTTCTTACTTTTCGTGATCTTGGGGCATGGGAAGGTATAAAAAATACCATTATGGCTTATGCCCCAGAATATCATTTCATTGACCAGCAAGAAGTAGAACACAAGCTTTGGATAATTGAGAGCGACGAGATGATTGCTACTATCCAGGAGTATTTTGAGGATATAGAGAAGTTCTATATTGCAGATGGCCATCACCGTGCAGCTTCTGCCTATAACGTGTGGAAACGTTACGGAGACAAAGGGGAAGGGTATGCCTATTTTATGGCAGCACTTTTCCCTTCCCATGAGCTTGCTATTTTGCCTTACCACAGGCTGGTTTTAGATCTCAATGGCATGAGCTCGGAAAAATTTCTCGAGAGACTTGCCGAGAGGTTTGCTCTTGATGTGAGTTCTGAGCTTGATTCTCCCCGTAAGGGTGTTATTGGCATGTATCTGGATGGAGAAACTTACCATATTACCATTCCTTCTCGTATTATACCGCATGATCCTATCGAATCCCTGGACGTGAGTCTATTGCAACGATTGATTCTTCATCCCATGCTTGGAATTGATGATCCTAGAACTTCCCAGAGGATCCGTTTTGTTGGAGGTATTCGTGGAACCCAAAGCCTCAAAAAAGCTGTTGATAACAAAGAGGCTGCTGTAGCCTTTGCAATGTATCCAGTCAGTATGGACGAACTTCTTGCGGTAGCAGATGCCAATAAAATCATGCCACCAAAATCTACCTGGTTTGAACCTAAACTCAAGGACGGTATGCTTGCCTATCCCCTTGAAGAGGCTTTTTGA